A part of Crassostrea angulata isolate pt1a10 chromosome 5, ASM2561291v2, whole genome shotgun sequence genomic DNA contains:
- the LOC128184059 gene encoding uncharacterized protein LOC128184059, with amino-acid sequence MVSLKRPLKSAVFLVFLFSIIKIYWTLIIRQGNQSTDVIGSKLTMMCQYNETDTVFNTSKYKLSPVPKHSLKNDTTEPVSPEIAEFFTRLNKTFCDDFLVLILTPIHNSERDIENYVNLIRTLNYPKNRLSVVFGEDGSNDGTFLKAQNATEVFRSIGLRRADVLHFNFTGGLETNSWMKEHSYVHQFQRRSHLARARNLLLMSALGDEDYVLWMDSDLLSVPPDLIQQMIYVNKDVVTASCLFRENSGRLRIYDKNSWRETAESLQRQRKLPQHQLVVEGYGASLRVYLPHLQGEGKRVVSIDGVGGCSLMIKAECHRKGLYFPEIFFQRHIETEGLAKMAKHMGYGVYALPFLNVFHS; translated from the coding sequence ATGGTTAGCCTCAAACGACCCCTGAAATCAGCAGTATTCCTTGTATTTCTATTTTctattatcaaaatttactgGACCCTGATAATACGCCAAgggaatcaaagtactgatgtgATAGGAAGCAAATTAACGATGATGTGTCAATATAATGAAACAGATACAGTTTTCAATACTTCAAAATATAAGTTATCTCCCGTGCCAAAACATTCCCTGAAAAATGACACAACCGAACCAGTGTCCCCTGAGATTGCTGAATTCTTCACGAGACTTAACAAGACATTTTGTGATGACTTCTTAGTGTTGATTCTTACACCCATACACAACAGTGAGAGAGATATAGAAAACTACGTGAATCTTATCAGAACATTGAATTATCCTAAAAATAGACTCTCTGTTGTTTTTGGGGAGGATGGTAGCAACGATGGGACGTTTTTAAAAGCACAGAATGCAACAGAAGTATTCAGATCCATCGGTTTGCGCAGGGCAGACGTCCTCCATTTTAACTTCACCGGTGGACTGGAAACAAACAGCTGGATGAAAGAGCATTCTTACGTCCATCAATTTCAAAGAAGGAGCCATTTAGCAAGAGCCCGAAATTTGTTACTCATGTCTGCCTTGGGAGACGAGGATTACGTCCTGTGGATGGATTCCGATTTACTCAGCGTTCCTCCAGACTTGATACAACAGATGATATATGTAAACAAGGACGTTGTGACGGCCTCGTGTCTGTTCAGAGAAAACAGTGGTCGTCTGCGAATTTACGATAAAAATTCTTGGCGGGAAACGGCGGAGTCTTTGCAAAGACAACGGAAACTTCCTCAGCACCAACTCGTTGTAGAGGGCTATGGAGCTTCGCTGAGGGTGTATTTACCGCATTTACAGGGAGAAGGGAAACGAGTAGTTTCGATAGATGGCGTGGGAGGATGTAGTTTAATGATAAAAGCAGAATGTCACCGAAAAGGTCTTTATTTCCCggaaatttttttccaaagacACATAGAAACTGAAGGACTTGCAAAAATGGCAAAACATATGGGATACGGTGTTTATGCTTTGCCATTTCTAAACGTCTTTCATTCGTAA